One window of the Alligator mississippiensis isolate rAllMis1 chromosome 5, rAllMis1, whole genome shotgun sequence genome contains the following:
- the GPR88 gene encoding probable G-protein coupled receptor 88: MPNSSWSASSSLLLLCEESSGTRISLSLLYSLLAISGTLSNVMVIYLVFSFKKLQTTSNAFIVNGCAADLSVCALWMPQEAVLWLLPPNSPSAHSTGYRLLRGALLGLGLTVSLVSHLLVALNRYVLITKAPSTYQAIYQRRHVGWMIGLSWGLALLLVLLLPRLWTQWPSQQSPQGDTSSSVHYTALLVPLAMLSQTALLLHCYLGIVRRVRGSVKRVSVLNFHLLHQLPFPAAPQPPRRAQRRLSSISVLLLCCVFLLDTQPLVWVSLLDFFLQPMPRALQATSWLLLCSLSAFNPLLYTWKNEEFRRSVRSVLPGGDAPAVTVAVAAAATTLPTVSLPSQELPQLSARVKSMGNLMLH; encoded by the coding sequence ATGCCCAACTCTTCCTGGAGTgccagctcctctctgctgctgctgtgtgaagAGTCCTCAGGGACCAGGATCTCTTTGTCTCTTCTGTACTCCTTGTTAGCCATATCAGGGACCTTATCCAATGTGATGGTCATTTATTTAGTCTTCTCCTTCAAGAAGCTACAGACCACCAGCAATGCTTTCATTGTGAATGGCTGTGCCGCTGACCTGAGCGTCTGTGCCCTCTGGATGCCACAGGAGGCGGTGCTGTGGCTGCTACCACCAAACTCCCCTTCTGCCCACTCAACAGGATACAGGCTGCTCCGGGGGGCGCTCCTGGGCCTTGGCCTCACTGTCTCCCTGGTCTCCCACCTTCTGGTAGCTCTCAACAGGTATGTACTCATCACTAAAGCACCTAGTACTTACCAAGCAATCTACCAGCGGAGACATGTAGGGTGGATGATTGGACTGTCCTGGGGCCTTGCCTTGCTCTTGgtcttgctgctgcccaggctttGGACACAGTGGCCTTCACAGCAGTCACCCCAGGGGGACACTAGCAGCAGTGTGCACTATACTGCTCTGCTGGTACCTCTGGCCATGCTCAGCCAGACGGCACTGCTGCTCCACTGCTACCTTGGCATTGTGAGGCGTGTACGGGGCAGTGTCAAACGGGTCAGTGTTCTCAACTTCCACCTTCTGCACCAgctgcccttccctgctgccccacagccgCCACGCCGGGCACAGCGACGCCTCagcagcatctctgtgctgctcCTCTGCTGTGTCTTCCTCCTGGACACCCAGCCCCTGGTGTGGGTGAGCCTGCTGGACTTCTTCCTGCAGCCCATGCCCCGGGCACTGCAAGCgaccagctggctgctgctctgctcacTGTCAGCATTCAACCCACTGCTTTATACCTGGAAGAACGAGGAGTTCAGGCGCTCCGTGCGCTCAGTGTTGCCGGGAGGAGACGCACCAGCTGTAActgtagctgtggcagcagcagccaccactctCCCCACGgtgtcccttccctcccaggaGCTGCCACAGCTGAGTGCCAGGGTGAAGAGCATGGGTAACCTCATGCTTCACTGA